The sequence below is a genomic window from Felis catus isolate Fca126 chromosome A2, F.catus_Fca126_mat1.0, whole genome shotgun sequence.
CTCTgtatctgttaaatggggataataataatagctgcttTGTGGGGTTGTGAGAAACCAATCAGGCAAGGCACAGCAGCTCCTTAGCACAAcatctggcacatagcaggtgctcagtaagtagCGGCCATCATTCACGAGACCCACTGGGCTCTCATAAACGTATTAAAGCCTCTCTGCTCGTGAGCTCTTTTCCTTGGTTGGGGTGAGGGTGCCAGCAGGGATATGAGCTGAGCAGAGGGTTTGGGTCAGAACAGCTTCCTAGCCCTCATGTACCCCCCCATGCCCTGCCTGACCCTTCCCCGGAGGCCTGAGCTTTTCTAGCTGCCGAGCGGCGAGGGAGGCCTGACATGTGGCATGTATCTCCCCACAGTGCTCCAGCTTTTCTGCAGCTCGCCCAAGGCCGCTCTCCGCTATGCTGCTGTCCGTACCCTCAATAAGGTGAGAGTTTAGGGGTGGGCAGAATGAGCACTTAGCCTTTTGAGAGGGTCGGGAGGTGCTTGATCCAGCTGGAGGCGTGTCGTGGCCCCTGACCAGAGCTGCAGAAGGTGTAACACTGATCACAGTTGCTTTCTACAAGATGGCGAGATGAGCCCATCCACAGACCTCTGACCAGGCCAGAGTCATCCAGTGGAATGATGGAAGTCCCTTTGTATGTCTGTTCTGTCCTCCCAAAACAGGTGGCCATGAAGCATCCGTCAGCAGTGACAGCCTGCAATCTGGACCTAGAGAACCTGGTTACAGATTCAAATCGCAGCATCGCCACGTTGGCCATCACCACGCTCCTCAAGACTGGCAGCGAGAGCAGCATCGATCGCCTCATGAAGCAGATCTCGTCCTTCATGTCGGAGATCTCAGATGAGTTCAAGGTGCCCGGGCATGCCTGCAACACCTACCGTTCCTGGAATGAGGAAGATGCTCTGTGCCTGTTCCCTCAcattccccagcccccaggccagGATTGACCTGGGCCTGGTAGGGCTTGAGGACTCAGTGGAAGAGGTGGCACATCGCTCTTCACGGGTCTTGGCCTTGGGAGACGGTGCACATCCAGCCTTGGGGTCTTTGTCCGTACGGTTCCTTCGTAAGGCCAGTGGCAGGGCATGGAGTGAGGGCTGAGAGCAAATGTTGTCAGAGATTTATAGTTTTCTGGTATGGGCTGATGGTGGTGCTGTTGGTCaatttggggaaggagggagagtcaGGTCCTGGGTGAGGGAGGTAGGAAGGTGATGATGGTGATCGCGGACGTGTTGAGTTTGAGGTGCCGTGGGTACCAGGTGGAGTTGTCTGGTAGATATTCGCTAACACTGGGCTTGAGCTCGGACTACAGACAAAAGTTTGGGAGTGAGTGGCATGGAAGAAGTGGGTTAAAACCAAGGGAGGAGGTAGGACTGCCAAAGACACCGTGTGCAAAAGGGAGAGGGCCCAGGCCAAAGTACCCAGGGAGGAGCCTGAACAGCCTATAGGTGGGATCGTGGGGGTGGAGGtaggaagagaagcagaacagGCAGGGTGGAGAGGGACCAGTGGACCTACCCTGAGGTCTGAGTAGAAAATCAGAGTTTAGGGGACCCAGAGGCTGGACCTGGGGCTGTTGGGACTGATGTGCCTGCTACCCTACTTGGATGGGCTCAGGGATCACGTGCTCCCTGAGGGTAGAGATGGAGTTCCTCTCACCTCATTGCCCTCTGGGTCCAGGGCCTGGCTGGGCCTAAGGAAGGACTTGGTTGGCACTTAGTGAACTAAGTAACTCAAGCCTGGAGGCAGGGGCCGCTGCTCATACACGTCTGTTTGACTCAGGTGGTGGTGGTCCAGGCCATCAGTGCCTTATGTCAGAAGTATCCTCGCAAACACGCCGTGCTCATGAATTTCCTGTTCACCATGCTGCGGGAAGAGGTAAGAGCAGGCATTTGGGGCATGCCAGGTCTCCTGGTGCAGGGAGTGACCTGGCTGTAAGCTCCATTCTCAGTTTGGAGCCAAGAGTCTCTTCTTGGAAGGTATGCATATCAACCCGTTGGCCAAGTGAATTTCTTGGTGCCTACAGACCTGACAATATAAACATGCACCAATTCCTAGTAATTACAGTAATAAGTAATGACTCACCACCCTGCCTTTAAAGTCACAGCAGATGCCCTGAGGCGATGCTTTGTGCTGGAGTCAGGAAAACCTGTGTTCTCTACTGGTGCCTAGTGTAGAAATTTTCTGGGCCATTCTGGGACCTCCAGCGTGGTTTCTTCTGCAATTGATGCTAATAATTTGACATTGGGTTCTATTTTTGTCACTAAGATTCACTTACACTACCTTCCTTGAATGTCTCAACGAAACCAGGTAATTCAGAGGAGCAGAAGCAAAGGGTTTTTGGAGTAGATTTAGTCCCTACATATCTGGTTGCCCCTTCGCCCCAGCACAGAGTGGCCCTTGGACCAAGAAGCCCTTGCCTTGGGTGTCATTGGGTCTCCTGAGATTGGAGGAGGGCACTAATACTTAAGAAGCCTTCAGCTAATGGGTCCAGTACTTTGGAGATACTACACAGCATACACAGTCTTATCCTCATAACAGGTCTTGTCAACAGACATCAATTTCTCCCTGTAAAAATCAGGGatctgaggggcatctgggtggctcagttaagcctccaactattgatttctgccctggtcatgatcccaaggtcttgggatcaagccccatgtctggctctctccctggctcgcgctcttttctctctctaaaataaaataaaattcttaacgAGACacaaaatgtttctatttaacAGTCCACTGTTAGATCTGGAAGGGCCCCAGCGAGCATTCAGTCCAGGCCTTTTAttttacacaaaaaaataaggTAGAGCCCAGGTAGCCAGGTCCCTTACCTCCATGTTCTGTTTGGACTGCTGTCCTCCCTGGTCCTGGTTAGGTGTTGGGCCTCCCAGCTCATTTCTGGAGAGAGCAGCCTCCTCGTTTAGCTTGACCCCTCCCACTGCAGGGCGGCTTTGAGTACAAGCGGGCCATCGTGGACTGCATCATTAGCATCATTGAGGAAAACACAGAGAGCAAGGAGACCGGGCTGTCACACCTGTGCGAGTTCATCGAGGACTGCGAGTTCACCGTCCTGGCCACCCGCATCCTGCATCTCCTGGGCCAGGAGGGACCCAAGACCAACAACCCCTCCAAGTATATCCGCTTCATCTATAACCGCGTGGTCTTGGAGCATGAGGAGGTCCGGGCAGGTGGGTCTGAGCCAGGGCTGAACTGGGGCTCTTTGCTGCTTCTTGAGCAGATGACCTGTCAGAGGgacctgagcctcagtccccAGGCACTCTGTGTTCTAGCCTCACAAGCTCCGTGGTTTATAACATTGTGGGCAGGATCTTGGATGCTTGCGTGTCACCCAGTTCAGTGGTTCCTTAGCTCTGACTTGTGTTGTCggtttttgatttttggtttttaactttCACTATATGTTGGTGTTTaactttttctctcttgcttgctttttttttttttttttaagtgttcaggtATTTTTTCAATGgttagctttattgaggtataattcacatactgtaaAATTTACTCTTTTGTGTGAGTATGCAATTCAGTGTGCATCCATCATATTCTTAACTTTAAATTTACTGTTCTTCTCATGCCCCCACTGGACagatttttcctctttcagcAATTAATATTCATTAAGTAATGGGtcgttttctcatttatataatACAAAGGCTAACTGAATTGAAGCCATTTGGATACAGAAGGTGAGAAGCCTGTGTGTGGCTAGCTTCTGTGGCCACGTCGTAGTCAGTGCTGAAATGGCTCCTGGAACCCAGGAATGGGAGTGTCTTCTCCTTGAAACAGCTGAGGGAGTTGAGGCCCAAAGGAGGTCCACCCAGGGCCACTCATTGCACTGCAGGCAGTTGTGGGCCTCCAGGCTGAGAACTGCTTCACTCAGGACCTCTTCTGCCCAAAGATTCGTTCCAAGTACTGGAACTGTCGTGAGCTGTCAGGTGGGTTAAGGAAATTATATTTGCTTCATAAACACAGGCGCTGTGAGTGCTCTGGCCAAGTTTGGAGCCCAGAATGAAGAGATGTTACCCAGTATCTTGGTGTTGCTGAAGAGGTGAGTATAGGCCAGAGGTCCCTGATGGGTGACGGTGTTCCCCGGGGGAGAGGTTATACAACAATGgattgtagggggaaaaaaatagaaagcgtTGTAAAGCATGGAAAAATATCATGCAAAAATCCCTCCACCTAGGTGTGCCTGTTGTtgagttttttcttccttttttttttttcatgcctttcttttttaaaaaaatggctttatTGATACACAGTTTGCGAGCCATACAGTTTACCCATTTAAAACgtatgaagggcacctgggtagctcaatcagctgaacatccgactcttaattttggctcaggtcatgatcatgggactgagctccatgtcaggctgtgtgctgagcgtagagcctgcttgaaattctgcctctccttctgctcctcttgcccacaaaaaataaaattctggggcagtaggtggctctgtgggttaagtgtctgactcttgactttggctcagatcatgatttcacagatcatgagattaattaagcctgcgtcaggctctgtgctagcctTGCTTGGGATGCGATTCTCTCTTTccggctctctctgtccctccccctacttgtactctccctctcaaaataaatcagtaaacatcaaaaaataaataaaacgtataacaaggtgtttcctttttttttttttttaacgtttatttattattgagagacagacacagagcgtgagcaggggaggggcagagagagggggagacatagaatctgaagcaggctccaggctctgagccgtcagcacagagcctgatgcggggctcaaactcacaaactgcgagatcatgacctgagtccaagttggtcgcccaaccgagctacccaggcgcccctaacatgatgtttcttaatatattcacagagttgtgaccatcaccataatctaagtttaaaacatttctatcattGCCAATAGAAACCTGATATCCATGGTGTTTACAGGGCAGAGTAAATGTCTATTAGGCTAGGACAGTATTTTCAATGTGGGTGTTAGTTTCCAGCATTAAGAATCCTTGGTCCCTGTGGTTTTTTGCAgtgtatggagtttggtgaggcTGTTTTCAGCTGTGCCTGCTTGCCTGTTTTGCTGGTtaacggcgggggggggggggggggggggggggggaagggggataaaaaaaaaaaaaaagaaagaaaggggggcacctgggtggctcagtcggttaagcgtccgacttcctctcgggtcatgatctcgcggctggtgagttcaagccccacatcgggctctgtgctgacagctcggagcctggagcttgcttcggattctgtctccctctctctctgcccccttcccctgttggtgctctgtctttgtctctatctctgtcttaaaaataacgttaaaaactttttttttttttaagtactaaaGAAAAACCCTATATTGATTAGTAGTCACTGCCCTCTCCCCAACACctactcccccccgccccccagccctaggcaaccactaatctactttatgtCCCTATGCATTTGCCCATTATGGTCATTTCTTAGAAATGCTGTCGTACAATCTGCGACCTTTCCTGTGTTTGGCTTCTCTGTGATGTTTTTTTCAAGATTCATCAATGCTGCaacatatatcagtacttcattccttcttatggcCAAATAATTCATTGCATGAGCACACCACATTTTATCTATTCACCAATTGACAGACTTGGGTTGGTTTCCACTTTTCGGCTctcatgaataatgctgttatgagcATTCActtacaaatttttgtgtgatgTATGTTGTCAGTTCTCAAGAGGAGATGCCTGGGAGTTgaattattgggtcatattaAATTCTTCTTTGACATATGCTACTGGATGTAGGAGATTGCCTCCTTCACTGGGTGGGCTTTAGGGAGTGGGCCCGGGGAATATGAATATGGCCACCTCTTAGGTAATGAGCTAGAATTTTATAGGCCCCTCCGTGTGTTTGATGCCTGGATCCCACAGGCATGTTCATATGGGGACTTGCTTCCCCTTACTACCGTCTGATGAAACCCTGCAGTGTCCCCCTGCCACCCCTGTGGGGCCACAGTCAAGATTACCGTGGGTTcccaaggcgcctgggtggctcagccagttaagcatccggatttggctcaggtcatgatcttgcagttcgtgggttcaagccccacatcaggctctgtgtcaggctctgtgatgaaagcacagaacctgtttggaatcctctgtcccccgtctctctctgctcctcccccacttgtgggcactcgctctctccctctctctctctcccccaaaaatgaaagaacatttaaaaaaaaacaaaacaaaaaacagattacTATGTTTTCTGGCTGCAGGTGCGTGATGGACGATGACAATGAAGTAAGGGACCGAGCCACTTTCTATCTCAATGTCCTGGAGCAGAAGCAGAAGGCCCTCAATGCAGGCTATATCCTAAATGGTGAGTCTCCCTGGCTATCTTCGACCAGGCCCCCTCCCAGAGCTGtggccctcctccccactccagaGCAGGCACACCCTCTCTGGGTAGGGAAGTCCGAGGCAAGACGCTTTGGGCTGGACTTTCATGGCAACTTCATGGCATCACTGTGACCTCAGGAGACTGCGAATCTTGCAGTTCACACCAGTGTGGGTGGCAGTAGCTCAGTGAACTGAAACACTAGTCATTGAAAAAAACCTCTCTTCCCATAGTCCTTTATATAAGTCACTCTTGTATACATTTATCACCATACCAGCCCTGTGAAGGAGGATCCAGATGAGAAAGTGGAAGCCCAGAAAGTGTTAAGTGGTTTTCTCAGTGGTCTAGAGTCATACAACTTAGACCCCAGGGCCACAGGCTTCCATGGGGGATTCCGGCTGCTCATTCTGTCATGCCTTCAGGCAGTGCCTCGCTCCCACTGGCTTCTAGGTCTGACCGTTTCCATCCCTGGTCTGGAGAGAGCTCTGCAGCAGTACACTCTAGAACCATCGGAAAAACCTTTTGACCTCAAGTCTGTGCCCCTGGCCACCACGCCCATGGCAGAGCAGAGAACAGGTAAGTAATGTCTGTGCTCCTTTTAGAGGCTTTCAGGTCCAGGCCTCTGTTGGAGGGTCTGCATGGCCCGTGAAGCCACTACACCTAGCCAGGATTGGGGGGCTTGTACCAAGAGGATGGAACAGTCCTTTCTAATCCTTTCTACGGCTGACTCCAGGATTGGAGACACATGCATACAAACACTCGCTCTCTCACGTACTCACACTCTCTCAGGGGGTTGGAAGTTATAATCCCTAAGGAACAGCTCTGTGGTCAGCCCCACACTTCCCCGTTACTGGAGTTGTTGGTCACCATGTGTGTTTGCTCCTGCAGAAAGCACCCCCATCACAGCCGCCAAGCAGGCGGAGAAAGTGGCAGCCACTCGAGAAGACATCTTCCAGGGTGAGTAGCGGTGCTTGGTGGGGCGCTCAGGACTGGGCTTGGTCTCCTcagcttggggggtgggggtgtcatTGCTTTCCTCAGGGGAATTAGGAGAGACCTAATCAACGACAGTTCTTACCCTTGAGTTCTGGGTCCTGAGAGTACTTTAGTCAACACATTTGACCCTCAGGTGGCAGTTATCGGGTCCATTTGGTATTGGAGGAATTGgaagttcagagagagaaagtgatatGCCTAAGGCTGCACCGCAAGAAAGTGCAGGGGCTGGAATTAAGATCCACATCAAACTGGCTCAAAGCTGCCCCTTGGCCTTGGTTCTGAGGGCTCAGGTCCCTGGAGCCCAAGCCGGTACCTGATGTCAGATTCAGCACAGTTGGGGTCCAAAGACACTAATACTTTTTCTTGGGTTCCAGAGGCCTTCAGTCCACATTGTTTGGTAAGGTTTTGTTTGGGTGTTTATCTGTCCCTCTGGTCTAGCATCTTTTTAAGGGCAGAGGCTGTGTATCTAAGCGACAGACCATATTATCTACTGAATCCCACCATGAAGGACTGACATGTGTCCCTCTTCCTTCATGAAGAATCTCCTGTTCTCATCACTTCTACTCCCAGTCTTCCGCCTTCCCTCAAGTAGTTCTGTGTGGTTCTTTGTAGGTTCTGTCCTTTATATTCTCCATCgtagtacttagcacagtgccttccTTCCTCACAGTGAGCTCCCAATGATTGTGGAATTAAATTAaatcctccaccaccacccccgctggggcacctggatgactcagttggttaagcatcagattcttgatttcggctcaggtcatgatctcacggttcaagagaataaactataaaaattagttaattaaatcctcccccgcccccattccATTTGAGAATCCTGTCTTCTATCAACACATCTTTCAGATTGAGCAAAATCTGAATCCTGAGGTAACTGGGATCACCCTCACCCAAAACTTTCCCTTCTGTATTACTTCCCCTTTGCTGTTCTTGCAAATCACCACAAAGTTATTGCCTTAGCGCAGCACAGTTATCTTACAATTCTGAGggcagaagtccaaaatgggtttcATTGTATTGGCAGTGCTGAGCTTCCTCTgtaggctccaggggagaattaGGTCTCTGCTTTTTCAAGTTTCTGGAGGACTCCATTCCTCTCCTGGTGACCCCTTCCTCCGCATTCACAGCTAGCAGCATGGCCTCTTCAAATCTGACTCTGagccttctgcctccttcttataaggacactgggCCCattcagataatccaggataatctcccagTCTCAAGATCCAATTTAATCATATCTGCGAAGTCCCTTTTACCATGTGGGTAAAAGTTCTGGGAATTAGCTTATGCGTATCTTGAGGCTACCATTCTGCCCCAGCTTCAAAGGAAGACTCTTTTTAAGCCTCTTAGAGGGTATCAATTTCATCTTTAAGCAGTCTTCCGAAACCTAACGTTTATTGATCACCTGTTCGGTTCTAGAAGGTTTGCTAGATCCTGACATTTATTGCCTCATTTatcttcacaacaatcctgtgagcAAGATTATTGTATCGATTTTATCGGTGAAGAGTTGGAAACTCAGAGGCATTAACTGATAGCTTCTAGCAGAATCCCCCGGGGTAGTTAAGTGTCAGGTCTAGAAACTTGATATCCCAGTGAAATCAATGCCCACAGAAAAGCACTCTGGTGGCTGATGATCACAGTGGCCCAAAAGTGCCTCCTGATTTCTAAGCTGGCTCTTTCTGGGCTTTTCACTGCCTGCACATTCATCAAATATAATCCTTCAGGCGGCAGAGGGCTGAAGCAGTCACAAAGCCTGACTCTTTGTGGGGGGAGAaagccaaataataataataataatgcctactttctgtctctatccaTGAAACATGAATGAAGTACCTTCTAAGTTCAGGGCAAAATACCAGATCCCTGGCCTCAGGGCACATTTTCTGTCCTTATAGAGTTCAATTGATTTGGGAAGACAAGTTAAAAATGTTAGAGCAGTGGTTTTCAGATACCAGCTTACATCAGAATCAGCTGGCAAAATTTCTTAAGAATgtagatttctaaaaaaaaaaaaaaaaaatgcagattcctgagtCCCAAACCCAAAGATTCTGATAGACTGTATTTAGGATGGGCCCGGAATCTGAGTTTTTAATAAGCCCCAACCCCCAGGTAATTCTGACACTAGTGATCCATTGAGGAACACCGCCCCTGCCATAGAATAGGAAAGAGAGCAGTAGCCGCAGGCCGTCATAGGTAGACATTGTGTGCAGGCAGCTATCAGATGTCTCCTTCACCTGGACGGGGCCACATTGGCGGCCTGTGGGCTACTGGATCCAGCCCACTGCTGGAACCTGGCTTTGAGGTGTACAGATGGGCCTTCCCAGGTACTCACATACCACCTGAAGTGGGGTTTTTGGCAAGTCTGAATCTGAAACATCTCCTAGTACTGGCCTTTTGTCTTAACTGACAAATGTGTAGGATCAGTTCGTTCTTTTGCCTGATTCTGGGGCGATAACAGCATTCATCTCATCCTTAGAGTCTTCCTAATCTCTACTTTCTAAGAATCCTTGCTGAGCTTCTAAAGTTGTGGGAGTCTCCAGATGGATTAGGCCTAGGCCATTGGGGATCTCCCAGTCAGTGTTCTGCGGCTGAGGTCTTTTGtgagacagaggggaagagagtaTTCATGGGGCGTGGTACAGCTTGAGGAAAGTTAGCGAGAGGAGAAAATGATCGGTATATTTGGGATATAGCGAGTAACCTGTCATCGTATATACATATCTATCCATCTCAGTAGGGTAAAAGCCCTGGAGAATTGGCCATGAGCATTTATTAGAAACCATCACAGGTTGGTCTGAGAATTGAAATGCTGAGTAAACATGTGGCCTGTGGCTTTCAGAACAGTTGGCGGCAGTGCCAGAGTTCCATGGGCTGGGGCTCCTCTTCAAGTCCTCGCCTGAGCCTGTGGCCCTCACTGAGTCAGAGACAGAGTATGTCATCCGCTGTACCAAACACACCTTCACTGACCACATGGTGTTCCAGGTGAGTGGGGAGGGCTGAGGCCCTGCTGAGGCTTGGGCCCAGGGAGTGGTCCCGAGTGTGACGGGTCTTATAGGTCAGGAGCCCAACTTGATGCTGGGTTTTGTCACCGGCTGGTATGTGTCTTGCAGCCTTGACCCAGGACCTCTCTGGCTCCTGTGTGTCAACGTGGGGTCAGGGACCCTGTGCAGGGGCACCCGGGATAGGAGTCAGTTTGGCCCATGGGGTGAGTTAGGACCTCTGGGCTCTTCCTTTGCAGCAGGGCTTTGACCTAGAGCAGTGTCTAAGCAATCCCTCTCCTCCCTGGTCCAGTTTGACTGCACAAACACACTCAATGACCAGACTCTGGAGAATGTCACAGTCCAGATGGAGCCCACTGAAGCTTATGAAGTGCTCTGTTACGTGCCTGCCCGAAGCCTACCCTACAACCAGCCTGGGACCTGCTACACACTGGTGGCACTGCCTAAGGAAGACCCCACAGCTGGTGAGCCCTTCTCCTGACCCCACCCTGGTCTTCTGGGAGGCCTTGGGATCCAGATGGGGTGGGCCAGTTTTGCACCAACCATTTGTCTCCTATGAGAGCCTCAACTCCTTGATTTTAACCTTGAGAAAGGTTAAAGAAGAAAGGCTGAGTCCTGGGAACTTGTCCTATGTCATCCCATTTCACCCTTATAGAAGACCTATGGGGATGAGTACTGCTCTTACTCCTAGGACTAGGAAATtctaaggaaactgagactcaggttAATGACTCCCCTAAGTTCACGGGGCTGGTAAGAGGCAGAACCTGGGCCTATCTGGTCCTCAACCTGTACTCTTTCATTTTACCATGAACAAGCACGGAAACATCCCAGCTCCACTCCTTCCAAGGAACCCACCAGCTTCTTTTTCCAGGCCGTGGACAATGGACACGTGACTGTGGCATGGGCTTAGCCATCCTGCAGCACCcctgctttcctctttcttcctttcctgtgagGGGACTCCCAGACCCATGACTTGACTCTTTTGCCCTTTCCCAAGGTACCCTCTGTCCAGATTTGTGGAGTCAGATGGCTATCTGTGGGGTTGCCGCTACTGATAATGTAATAGAGGCCTGGGGAGCAGGGTGAAGCCACCTGCCCTATGGAGGAACTCCTCCCCCGCTGTGGTTGGGGTCATCCTGACCATCCAGCCTTTATTCCTTGCAGTGGCCTGCACATTCAGCTGCATGATGAAGTTCACTGTCAAGGATTGTGACCCCACCACTGGGGAGACCGACGATGAAGGCTATGAAGATGAATATGTGGTAAGAAGCTAATGTCGGGAGGCTCAATTTTGTGCCGGAGGCTGCAGAGCAACCCTGTCCAGGAGCTAACAACTAGACTTAAcgtttttcttgctgttttggCTCTTTGAAAGAAACCGTTTTTAAACTCAAAAGAATTCatgctttaagaaaagaaaacttgggaAGTGTAAAAACCAAGGATGAACAAACAGGAAAACATTACTCATGGTCCTTGGGAGTTATTTGGAGGAGTAGGCAGGAGTTACATAATAAAGGTCACTGTGTACATCACACACCTTCCAGTTTCCACTTAAAACCatagt
It includes:
- the COPG1 gene encoding coatomer subunit gamma-1, with the translated sequence MLKKFDKKDEESGGGSNPFQHLEKSAVLQEARVFNETPINPRKCAHILTKILYLINQGEHLGTTEATEAFFAMTKLFQSNDPTLRRMCYLTIKEMSCIAEDVIIVTSSLTKDMTGKEDNYRGPAVRALCQITDSTMLQAIERYMKQAIVDKVPSVSSSALVSSLHLLKCSFDVVKRWVNEAQEAASSDNIMVQYHALGLLYHVRKNDRLAVNKMISKFTRHGLKSPFAYCMMIRVASKQLEEEDGSRDSPLFDFIESCLRNKHEMVVYEAASAIVNLPGCSAKELAPAVSVLQLFCSSPKAALRYAAVRTLNKVAMKHPSAVTACNLDLENLVTDSNRSIATLAITTLLKTGSESSIDRLMKQISSFMSEISDEFKVVVVQAISALCQKYPRKHAVLMNFLFTMLREEGGFEYKRAIVDCIISIIEENTESKETGLSHLCEFIEDCEFTVLATRILHLLGQEGPKTNNPSKYIRFIYNRVVLEHEEVRAGAVSALAKFGAQNEEMLPSILVLLKRCVMDDDNEVRDRATFYLNVLEQKQKALNAGYILNGLTVSIPGLERALQQYTLEPSEKPFDLKSVPLATTPMAEQRTESTPITAAKQAEKVAATREDIFQEQLAAVPEFHGLGLLFKSSPEPVALTESETEYVIRCTKHTFTDHMVFQFDCTNTLNDQTLENVTVQMEPTEAYEVLCYVPARSLPYNQPGTCYTLVALPKEDPTAVACTFSCMMKFTVKDCDPTTGETDDEGYEDEYVLEDLEVTVADHIQKVMVLNFEAAWDQLGDEFEKEETFTLSTIKTLEEAVGNIVKFLGMHPCERSDKVPDNKNTHTLLLAGVFRGNHDILVRSRLLLLDTVTMQVTARSSEELPVDMILASVG